The following coding sequences are from one Cervus canadensis isolate Bull #8, Minnesota chromosome 4, ASM1932006v1, whole genome shotgun sequence window:
- the LOC122440479 gene encoding zinc finger protein 564-like, with the protein MDSVVFEDVTVNFTLEEWALLDFSQKKLYSDVMGETFRNLASVGTTWEDHDIEDQYRNQGGKLRSHRQRDSVKVKRIVLEEKT; encoded by the exons ATG GACTCAGTGGTCTTTGAGGATGTGACTGTGAACTTCACCCTGGAAGAGTGGGCTTTACTGGATTTTTCACAGAAGAAACTCTACAGTGATGTGATGGGGGAAACCTTCAGGAACCTGGCCTCAGTAG gaACAACATGGGAAGATCATGACATTGAAGATCAGTACAGAAACCAGGGGGGAAAACTAAG aaGTCATAGGCAGAGAGACTCTGTGAAGGTAAAGAGGATAGTCCTTGAGGAGAAAACGTAA